One genomic segment of Hordeum vulgare subsp. vulgare chromosome 2H, MorexV3_pseudomolecules_assembly, whole genome shotgun sequence includes these proteins:
- the LOC123426882 gene encoding sugar transport protein MST1-like, with amino-acid sequence MARGGLAAAAGSDRVHGYGGGRVTLSVVVTCLMAASCGLIFGYDIGVSGGVTQMESFLEKFFPEVLTGMKGAKRDAYCKYDNQMLTAFTSSLYIAGVLSSLVASRVTRRVGRQAVMLTGGALFLAGSAVNAAAVNIAMLIIGRMLLGFGVGFTAQAAPLYLAETSPAKWRGAFTAAYHVFLVIGTLAATVTNYFTNRIPGWGWRVSLGLAGVPAIVVVVGALLVPDTPSSLVLRGDPDRARAALQRIRGADADVGDEFKDIVVAVEEARRNDEGAFERLRGKGYRHYLVMMVAIPTFFDLTGMIVIAVFSPVLFRTVGFDSQKAILGSVILSLVNLFAVVVSTFVVDRAGRRFLFLAGGVAMMLCQVAVAWILADHLGRNNATTMARNYAKGVLVLMCLYTCSFGMSWGPLKWVVPSEIYPVEIRSAGQAMTVSIALSLSFAQTQVFITLLCAMKYAIFIFYAGWVLVMTVFMAALLPETKGVPLEAMRTVWAKHWYWRRFVGDAKQDSQVNCL; translated from the exons ATGGCGAGAGGAGGTCTCGCCGCGGCGGCCGGCAGCGACCGCGTCCACGGCTACGGCGGCGGCCGCGTGACGCTCTCCGTGGTGGTCACCTGCCTCATGGCCGCCTCCTGCGGCCTCATCTTCGGCTACGACATTGGCGTCTCAG GCGGTGTCACGCAAATGGAGTCGTTCCTGGAGAAATTCTTCCCGGAGGTTCTGACGGGCATGAAGGGCGCCAAGCGCGACGCCTActgcaagtacgacaaccagatGCTGACGGCGTTCACGTCGTCGCTGTACATTGCCGGCGTACTGTCGTCGCTGGTGGCGAGTAGGGTGACCAGGAGGGTGGGCCGCCAGGCCGTCATGCTCACCGGCGGCGCCCTTTTCCTTGCCGGCTCGGCCGTCAACGCCGCCGCCGTGAACATCGCCATGCTCATCATCGGCCGGATGCTGCTCGGCTTCGGTGTCGGCTTCACTGCGCAG GCGGCTCCGCTGTATCTCGCCGAGACATCGCCAGCCAAGTGGCGCGGCGCGTTCACCGCCGCCTACCACGTCTTCCTCGTCATCGGCACGCTGGCGGCGACCGTCACCAACTACTTCACCAACCGCATCCCGGGATGGGGCTGGCGGGTCTCCCTCGGCCTGGCCGGCGTGCCggccatcgtcgtcgttgtgggcGCCCTCTTGGTCCCGGACACTCCCAGCAGCCTCGTGCTCCGCGGAGACCCCGACAGGGCACGCGCGGCGCTCCAGCGCATCCGCGGGGCGGACGCAGACGTCGGCGACGAGTTCAAGGACATCGTCGTCGCCGTGGAGGAGGCTCGCCGGAACGATGAGGGCGCGTTCGAGCGGCTGCGCGGCAAGGGGTACCGGCACTACCTGGTGATGATGGTGGCCATCCCCACTTTCTTCGACCTCACCGGCATGATCGTCATCGCCGTCTTCTCGCCGGTGCTGTTCCGGACCGTGGGATTCGACAGCCAGAAGGCGATCTTGGGCTCCGTCATACTTAGCCTCGTCAACTTATTCGCCGTCGTCGTGTCCACCTTCGTCGTCGACCGCGCCGGCCGCAGGTTCTTGTTCCTCGCCGGCGGCGTAGCAATGATGCTCTGCCAG GTGGCGGTGGCGTGGATACTggcggaccatctggggaggaacAACGCGACGACAATGGCGCGGAACTACGCCAAGGGGGTGCTGGTGCTGATGTGCCTGTACACATGCAGCTTCGGCATGTCGTGGGGGCCGCTCAAGTGGGTAGTGCCGAGCGAGATCTACCCTGTGGAGATCAGGTCGGCGGGGCAGGCCATGACCGTCTCCATCGCGCTCAGCCTCTCCTTCGCGCAGACGCAGGTGTTCATCACCCTGCTCTGCGCCATGAAGTACGCGATATTCATCTTCTACGCCGGCTGGGTCCTCGTGATGACGGTTTTCATGGCGGCGCTCCTGCCGGAGACAAAAGGCGTGCCGCTGGAGGCCATGAGGACCGTGTGGGCCAAGCATTGGTATTGGAGGAGGTTTGTTGGAGATGCCAAGCAGGACAGCCAGGTCAACTGCCTGTGA